A DNA window from Bdellovibrio sp. BCCA contains the following coding sequences:
- a CDS encoding DNA-3-methyladenine glycosylase yields MILPQEFYFEDTTSVAKALLGKVLHIKSGGKEHKARIVEVEAYLGVEDPACHTFGDRRTQRTKSMYLDGGHSYVYLIYGMYHCLNFVTRTTEHPEAVLIRAVQPFEADHYPKKKDLKTNGPGKLCKHYGITKEHDGLRLWKKNSELYVSDDDFKVAPKQIVACPRIGVDYAGEAAKWPLRFYLKDNLFISKK; encoded by the coding sequence ATGATTTTGCCTCAAGAGTTTTATTTTGAAGACACGACCTCCGTTGCAAAAGCTCTGCTCGGAAAAGTTTTGCACATCAAATCTGGTGGAAAAGAACACAAAGCTCGTATTGTCGAAGTGGAAGCTTACTTAGGCGTTGAGGATCCTGCTTGCCACACTTTCGGAGATCGCAGAACCCAACGGACCAAGTCTATGTATTTAGACGGCGGGCATTCTTATGTGTATCTGATTTACGGAATGTATCACTGTTTAAATTTCGTGACTCGCACAACAGAACATCCCGAAGCAGTTTTAATTCGCGCCGTTCAACCTTTTGAAGCCGATCACTATCCTAAGAAAAAAGATTTGAAAACCAACGGCCCCGGAAAGTTATGCAAGCACTACGGCATCACCAAAGAGCACGATGGTCTCAGACTCTGGAAAAAGAATTCTGAACTCTATGTTAGCGACGACGATTTCAAGGTCGCTCCGAAACAAATCGTCGCCTGCCCCAGAATCGGCGTCGACTACGCCGGAGAAGCCGCAAAATGGCCTCTCCGCTTCTATCTTAAAGACAATCTTTTTATCTCTAAAAAGTAA
- the trhA gene encoding PAQR family membrane homeostasis protein TrhA — MIPQVQYGERFNTFSHALGAFLTLIGSVLLLYLAAYKQDTWRLFSFGIYAVTTVGLYCISTIYHGSSGQKKDFFRKLDYIGIYLKIAGNYTPYAILALRGKTGWAVLGVVWALAVVGILWELVVAPKNRSMSLAIYGIMSVTVLPALKQLMDAVPPMGFAMIMAGFTSYAIGVYFFFNDEKIKHGHGMWHLCVMGGTAFQYLCVLLYLT; from the coding sequence ATGATACCGCAAGTCCAATACGGCGAACGATTCAATACCTTCTCTCACGCTCTAGGAGCATTTCTTACGCTTATTGGTTCGGTTCTTTTGCTTTATCTTGCGGCCTACAAACAAGATACGTGGCGTCTTTTTTCATTTGGAATTTACGCTGTGACGACAGTCGGCCTTTACTGCATTTCCACTATTTATCACGGCTCTAGCGGGCAAAAAAAAGACTTCTTCCGCAAACTTGATTACATCGGAATTTATTTAAAGATCGCAGGCAACTACACGCCGTATGCAATTTTAGCATTGCGTGGAAAAACAGGCTGGGCGGTTCTTGGAGTTGTTTGGGCTCTCGCCGTCGTTGGAATTTTGTGGGAACTTGTTGTCGCTCCGAAAAATCGCAGCATGTCTTTAGCAATTTATGGAATTATGAGTGTCACCGTTCTTCCCGCACTCAAACAATTGATGGACGCTGTTCCTCCAATGGGATTTGCGATGATCATGGCGGGATTTACTTCTTATGCGATCGGCGTTTATTTCTTTTTCAACGACGAAAAAATCAAACACGGCCACGGCATGTGGCATCTTTGCGTAATGGGCGGAACCGCATTCCAGTACCTTTGCGTTCTGCTTTATCTCACTTAA
- a CDS encoding cystathionine gamma-synthase, with amino-acid sequence MKKVTENLGFSTRAIHAGQAPDPTTGAIMTPVYLTSTYVQESPGVHKGWEYTRTHNPTRRAYENCLASLESGKYGFAFASGCAATTTVLHLLKAGDHVVAMDDMYGGTFRLFDKILKHDGMEFSFVDLTKVENFEKAVKPNTKLVWLETPTNPTLKLVDIKRIAAIAKTKGIIVAVDNTFMSPYFQRPLELGADIVVHSATKYIGGHSDVVGGIAVTSREDIAERMAFLSNGMGGTQSPFDSFMCLRSLKTLPLRMKAHQENAMAVAKFLESHPKVEKVLYPGLESHPQHALAKEQMHGFGGMITFYIKGGLESARKFLENVNVFSLAESLGGVESLIEHPAIMTHASVPPENRKALGIDDSLIRLSVGVEDLNDLLADLKSAFDKA; translated from the coding sequence ATGAAAAAAGTAACAGAGAACCTAGGTTTTTCAACACGTGCTATTCACGCAGGACAAGCTCCTGATCCAACAACAGGGGCGATCATGACTCCTGTGTATTTGACCTCGACTTATGTACAAGAATCACCTGGCGTGCACAAAGGTTGGGAGTACACACGCACACACAACCCCACTCGCCGCGCTTATGAAAATTGCTTGGCAAGTCTTGAGAGCGGTAAGTACGGTTTCGCATTCGCTTCTGGTTGTGCAGCGACGACAACAGTTTTGCATCTACTTAAAGCGGGCGACCATGTTGTCGCGATGGATGACATGTACGGCGGAACTTTCCGTTTGTTCGATAAAATTTTGAAACACGATGGAATGGAATTTTCATTCGTGGATCTAACAAAAGTAGAAAACTTTGAGAAAGCCGTAAAACCAAATACAAAATTGGTATGGCTTGAAACTCCGACGAATCCTACTTTAAAACTTGTTGATATCAAAAGAATCGCAGCGATTGCGAAAACAAAAGGGATCATCGTGGCTGTGGATAACACATTCATGAGTCCTTACTTCCAAAGACCATTGGAATTGGGAGCAGACATCGTTGTTCACTCCGCTACAAAATATATCGGTGGTCACAGTGACGTGGTTGGCGGTATTGCAGTGACGTCTCGTGAAGATATTGCAGAAAGAATGGCGTTCTTAAGCAATGGTATGGGTGGAACGCAAAGTCCGTTTGATTCATTCATGTGCTTAAGAAGTTTGAAAACTTTGCCTCTTCGTATGAAGGCGCACCAGGAAAACGCGATGGCCGTTGCGAAATTCTTGGAGTCTCACCCGAAAGTGGAAAAAGTTCTTTATCCGGGTCTTGAAAGTCATCCTCAACATGCTTTGGCGAAAGAACAAATGCATGGTTTCGGCGGCATGATCACGTTCTACATCAAGGGCGGCTTGGAATCGGCTCGTAAGTTCTTGGAAAATGTGAATGTTTTTTCTTTGGCCGAGAGCTTAGGTGGGGTTGAAAGCTTGATAGAACACCCTGCAATTATGACGCATGCCTCCGTTCCGCCAGAGAATCGTAAGGCTCTGGGTATTGATGATTCGCTCATTCGCCTCTCTGTAGGAGTTGAAGACCTGAATGATCTACTCGCTGATTTAAAATCTGCCTTTGATAAAGCCTAA
- a CDS encoding PLP-dependent cysteine synthase family protein produces the protein MSQIYNSILDTIGNTPMVALHNVTKGSKHKFFAKVEYFNPGGSIKDRVAVAMIEEAEKRGDLKPGGVIVEATSGNTGVGLALAAAVKGYKCIFVMPEKMSDEKRAILRAYGAQVVITPMVEPEDPMSHYSVSKRIAEETPGAFLVNQFFNPDNPTRHYQTTGPEIWKQMDGKIDMLVGGAGTGGTLSGCAKYLKEHKSDVKVICADPIGSILYDLYYHKKIVDPPGSYKVEGIGEDMLPGNVHLDIYDGFIRVSDPEAFAMTRRLVSEEGLLVGPSSATALVAAIKASEKMEKPSNIVVIFPDSGRQYLSKAFNDTWMIENGFLKAEDTKNAFNRVISAADALKNLSKK, from the coding sequence ATGTCACAAATCTATAATTCGATCTTGGATACTATCGGAAACACTCCGATGGTGGCTCTTCACAACGTCACAAAAGGCTCTAAGCACAAATTTTTCGCGAAGGTTGAGTACTTCAACCCAGGTGGCAGCATTAAAGACCGCGTGGCCGTAGCGATGATTGAAGAGGCCGAAAAAAGAGGCGATCTAAAACCAGGCGGCGTCATCGTTGAAGCCACTTCCGGAAACACAGGTGTGGGATTGGCTCTGGCAGCAGCTGTTAAAGGCTATAAATGTATTTTCGTAATGCCAGAAAAAATGAGCGATGAAAAACGTGCGATCTTGCGTGCGTATGGCGCTCAAGTGGTGATCACACCGATGGTGGAACCTGAAGATCCAATGAGTCACTACTCCGTCTCAAAAAGAATCGCTGAAGAAACTCCGGGAGCTTTCTTGGTGAACCAATTCTTCAATCCTGATAACCCAACTCGTCATTATCAAACGACAGGTCCAGAAATTTGGAAGCAAATGGATGGAAAGATCGACATGCTTGTGGGTGGCGCGGGAACAGGCGGAACTCTTTCGGGTTGTGCGAAATATTTAAAAGAACACAAATCAGACGTGAAAGTGATCTGTGCAGATCCGATCGGCAGTATTTTGTATGATCTTTATTATCATAAAAAGATCGTCGATCCTCCTGGGTCTTATAAAGTGGAAGGAATCGGGGAGGACATGCTTCCTGGAAACGTTCACTTGGATATTTATGATGGTTTCATTCGCGTAAGTGATCCGGAAGCATTTGCGATGACTCGTCGTTTGGTGTCTGAAGAAGGCCTGTTGGTAGGTCCTTCCAGCGCAACGGCACTAGTTGCTGCAATCAAAGCTTCTGAAAAAATGGAAAAACCATCGAACATCGTTGTGATTTTCCCTGACAGTGGTCGTCAATATTTGAGCAAAGCCTTTAACGACACTTGGATGATCGAAAATGGCTTCTTAAAAGCTGAAGACACGAAAAATGCATTCAACCGCGTGATTTCAGCAGCGGATGCTTTAAAAAATCTTTCTAAAAAATAG
- a CDS encoding type II secretion system F family protein, with protein sequence MEGIAPPLELLMCVKRSIEKGQSVKQGVLQYIKKGEGEFATVVTRWLALLQQGQDTRECLQAVVSLHRRTLLQILERGLRGESIHGVLMRLEEEMVEACHEEITNKIAQLPFIMLIPLLLFQFPAFLMLLFGPLLKNFFHSFGGG encoded by the coding sequence ATGGAAGGTATAGCACCACCACTAGAGCTTTTAATGTGCGTAAAACGCTCCATTGAAAAGGGTCAATCGGTCAAACAAGGTGTTCTTCAATATATAAAAAAGGGCGAAGGTGAATTTGCAACGGTTGTCACTCGCTGGCTTGCGCTATTACAACAGGGACAAGACACCCGCGAATGCTTGCAGGCCGTGGTTTCGCTGCATCGGCGCACTCTTTTGCAAATTTTGGAGCGCGGACTTCGCGGTGAGTCCATCCACGGCGTTTTAATGCGCTTAGAAGAAGAAATGGTGGAGGCATGTCATGAGGAAATCACAAATAAAATTGCACAACTGCCATTTATAATGCTCATCCCGCTCTTATTATTTCAATTTCCCGCCTTTTTGATGCTCCTTTTTGGACCGCTGCTGAAAAATTTTTTTCACTCTTTCGGAGGGGGGTGA
- a CDS encoding MlaD family protein: protein MKVETKVGLLALVSVALIVVFAYFMGFISPFSNAKELNVMYNYAGGIEEGSPVRVMGIKVGKVKAITFDPSYKMANGEEVKLRLTITIDKKAWTSVRKDSKFFINLAGVIGEKFLEISPGTAEASEFSAGDYVRGEDPPRIDQLISQSYGLAGKIIDLVEKNEGSVTNMIQQLDRLTTNFNKTLALLDKTTKNREVARLLDNAVKISDDMAYMTNNLRSKKAEETYDLVHKLLFRLEPLDGPALKKFFQEEGVKARIF from the coding sequence ATGAAGGTTGAAACCAAGGTGGGTTTGCTGGCTCTTGTCTCGGTGGCACTGATTGTGGTGTTTGCTTACTTCATGGGTTTCATTTCTCCATTCTCAAACGCAAAAGAACTCAACGTCATGTACAACTATGCCGGTGGTATCGAAGAAGGTTCTCCTGTTCGCGTGATGGGAATTAAAGTGGGCAAAGTAAAAGCGATCACTTTTGATCCGTCTTATAAAATGGCCAACGGTGAAGAAGTGAAACTGCGCCTGACAATCACGATTGATAAAAAAGCCTGGACCAGTGTCCGTAAAGATTCCAAATTCTTCATCAACTTAGCCGGTGTGATTGGGGAAAAGTTTCTGGAAATCTCTCCGGGAACAGCAGAAGCTTCCGAATTTTCTGCCGGAGATTATGTTCGCGGTGAAGATCCTCCAAGAATTGATCAATTGATCTCGCAAAGTTACGGATTGGCCGGAAAAATTATTGATTTGGTGGAAAAAAACGAAGGATCCGTGACGAATATGATCCAACAGCTGGATCGACTTACGACAAACTTCAATAAAACTCTGGCGCTTTTAGATAAAACGACAAAAAATCGTGAAGTGGCTAGATTGCTTGATAATGCGGTCAAAATCAGCGATGACATGGCGTACATGACAAACAACTTGAGATCTAAGAAAGCGGAAGAAACTTATGACCTCGTTCATAAGCTCCTTTTTAGATTGGAACCTCTTGATGGTCCCGCACTTAAAAAGTTCTTCCAAGAAGAAGGCGTAAAAGCCCGCATTTTTTAG